One Mycobacterium marseillense DNA window includes the following coding sequences:
- a CDS encoding TetR/AcrR family transcriptional regulator codes for MTAAVTPKGERRRYALVSAAAELLAEGGFEAVRHRAVAGRAGLPLASTTYYFSSLDDLIARAVEHIAMIEVAQLRSRVTALSRRRRGPETIAEVLADLLVGDVSGPGLTEQLISRYERHIACTRLPALQETMRRSLRQRAEAVAEAIERSGRSVHIELVCTLICAVDGSVVSALVEGRDPRAAAQGAVVDLIEVLAPIDQRPVQI; via the coding sequence GTGACTGCAGCGGTTACTCCGAAAGGAGAACGTCGACGGTACGCGCTCGTCAGCGCGGCCGCCGAGCTGCTTGCCGAGGGTGGGTTCGAAGCGGTGCGCCACCGGGCCGTCGCCGGGCGGGCGGGATTGCCGTTGGCGTCCACCACCTATTACTTCTCCTCCCTCGACGATCTGATCGCGCGCGCGGTCGAGCACATCGCGATGATCGAGGTGGCGCAGCTTCGGTCGCGGGTCACCGCATTGTCGCGGCGGCGCCGCGGGCCGGAGACCATCGCCGAGGTGCTGGCGGACCTGCTCGTGGGGGACGTGTCCGGGCCGGGACTTACCGAGCAGCTGATCTCGCGCTATGAGCGACACATCGCGTGCACCCGCCTGCCCGCGTTGCAGGAAACCATGCGACGCAGCTTGCGTCAGCGCGCCGAGGCCGTCGCGGAGGCCATCGAACGCTCGGGCCGCTCCGTGCACATCGAACTGGTGTGCACACTGATCTGCGCGGTCGACGGGTCGGTGGTGTCGGCCCTGGTGGAGGGCCGGGACCCGCGCGCGGCGGCCCAGGGCGCGGTGGTCGATCTCATCGAGGTGCTCGCCCCCATCGATCAGCGCCCCGTGCAGATCTGA
- a CDS encoding alpha/beta hydrolase-fold protein gives MMTRMPDLSRRAVLGLGAGAALGAVGAYGLDILLQPRTSHAAPVSAPTAGTQIPLAPAPNAPRDPAPPSAPAPTMVTGSFVSAARGGVNTNWAVARPPGQTQPLRPVIALHGKGSDASTVMAGGVEQGLAQAVNAGLPPFAVVAVDGGGSYWHKRASGEDSGAMVLDELIPMLGNQNLDTSRVAFLGWSMGGYGALLLGGRLGAGRTAAICAVSPALWLSSGAAAPGAFDGPDDFAANSVFGTPALASIPIRVDCGDSDPFYAATKQFVAQLPQPPAGGFSPGGHNAEFWSSQLPAELTWMAPLLTA, from the coding sequence ATGATGACCCGCATGCCCGACTTGAGCCGCCGCGCCGTGCTCGGTCTCGGCGCGGGCGCGGCCCTCGGCGCCGTCGGCGCTTACGGGCTCGACATCTTGTTACAGCCTCGGACATCTCACGCCGCGCCGGTCTCCGCGCCGACGGCCGGCACCCAGATTCCGTTGGCACCGGCGCCGAACGCCCCTCGCGATCCGGCTCCCCCGTCGGCGCCCGCGCCCACCATGGTCACGGGTTCCTTCGTGTCGGCCGCGCGCGGCGGAGTGAACACCAACTGGGCCGTCGCGCGTCCGCCCGGCCAGACTCAACCACTGCGACCGGTGATCGCCCTGCACGGCAAGGGCAGCGACGCCTCCACCGTGATGGCCGGCGGCGTCGAGCAGGGGCTGGCGCAGGCCGTCAACGCGGGCCTGCCGCCGTTCGCGGTGGTCGCCGTCGACGGGGGCGGCAGCTATTGGCACAAACGGGCTTCCGGCGAGGACAGCGGGGCGATGGTGCTCGACGAGCTCATCCCCATGCTCGGCAACCAGAACCTGGATACCTCGCGGGTGGCGTTCCTGGGCTGGTCGATGGGCGGCTACGGCGCGCTGTTGCTCGGCGGCCGGCTGGGGGCCGGGCGCACGGCGGCGATCTGCGCCGTGAGCCCGGCGCTATGGCTGTCTTCCGGTGCGGCGGCGCCCGGGGCGTTCGACGGACCGGACGATTTCGCGGCGAACTCCGTGTTCGGGACGCCGGCGCTGGCGTCCATTCCCATCCGCGTCGATTGCGGCGACAGCGATCCGTTTTACGCCGCGACAAAGCAGTTCGTCGCGCAGCTGCCCCAGCCACCGGCGGGTGGTTTCTCCCCGGGTGGGCACAACGCCGAGTTCTGGAGCTCCCAGTTGCCGGCCGAGCTCACCTGGATGGCCCCGCTGCTGACGGCCTGA